The following proteins are encoded in a genomic region of Stutzerimonas stutzeri:
- a CDS encoding protein phosphatase CheZ codes for MTQADQSLAEFEATLRAHAPQLIESLQQGRFEEATQLFNELNQARNQGLYQEVGKLTRELHNAIVKLEMDTCATGGDPSPITDATDRLSYVVEMTEKAANRTMDLVEESAPLVNYVSYEAQSLTADWQRFMRRDMNAEQFRDLVKRIDQFLQRSMNDGSQLSQNLSEIMLAQDFQDLTGQVIKRVTRLITELESNLLNLVLMAGQVDRVAGIQHDRDAMRAEQEKKKHEKVLSNGEGPQMHADIREDVVSGQDDVDDLLSSLGF; via the coding sequence ATGACGCAAGCAGACCAAAGCCTGGCGGAGTTCGAAGCGACTCTGCGGGCTCATGCACCCCAGTTGATCGAAAGTCTGCAACAGGGGCGCTTCGAAGAAGCTACGCAACTGTTCAACGAGCTCAATCAGGCACGCAACCAAGGCCTCTATCAGGAGGTCGGCAAACTTACCCGTGAACTGCACAATGCCATCGTCAAGCTGGAGATGGATACGTGCGCTACGGGCGGCGATCCGTCACCGATCACCGACGCCACTGATCGTCTCTCTTACGTCGTGGAAATGACCGAGAAAGCGGCCAACCGCACCATGGACCTGGTCGAAGAATCGGCGCCACTGGTGAACTATGTCAGTTATGAGGCCCAGAGCCTGACAGCTGACTGGCAGCGCTTCATGCGCCGCGACATGAATGCTGAACAGTTCCGCGATCTGGTCAAACGCATCGACCAGTTTCTCCAGCGCAGCATGAACGATGGCAGCCAGCTGTCGCAGAACCTCAGCGAGATCATGCTCGCCCAGGATTTCCAGGACCTTACCGGCCAGGTGATCAAAAGGGTGACCCGCCTCATTACGGAGCTCGAAAGTAACCTGCTTAATCTGGTTCTGATGGCCGGTCAGGTTGACCGTGTGGCGGGCATTCAGCACGACCGCGATGCGATGCGAGCCGAGCAGGAAAAGAAAAAACACGAAAAAGTGCTTTCCAACGGTGAAGGTCCGCAGATGCATGCCGATATACGTGAGGATGTCGTATCCGGGCAAGACGATGTCGATGATCTGCTTTCAAGCCTGGGCTTTTGA